From a region of the Marmota flaviventris isolate mMarFla1 chromosome 13, mMarFla1.hap1, whole genome shotgun sequence genome:
- the Fam163b gene encoding protein FAM163B: protein MTAGTVVITGGILATVILLCIIAVLCYCRLQYYCCKKDESEEDEEEPDFAVHSHLPPLHSNRNLVLTNGPALYPAASTSFRQKSPQARTLCRSCSQYEPPTFFLQEPEDEDEAVRNGGGRVAYKSISQEDLELPAGGFGGLQALNPNRLSAMREAFSRSRSVSTDV, encoded by the exons ATGACAGCCGGGACTGTGGTCATCACCGGGGGCATCTTGGCGACTGTGATTCTGCTCTGCATCATCGCAGTTCTGTGCTACTGCCGGCTCCAG TACTACTGCTGTAAGAAGGACGAGTCCGAAGAGGACGAGGAGGAGCCGGACTTCGCCGTGCACTCGCACCTGCCCCCCCTGCACTCCAACCGCAACCTCGTGCTGACCAACGGGCCCGCGCTGTACCCGGCCGCCTCCACCTCCTTCCGCCAGAAGTCCCCACAGGCCCGCACACTCTGCCGCAGCTGCTCCCAATACGAGCCGCCAACCTTCTTCCTGCAAGAGCCCGAGGACGAGGACGAGGCTGTGCGCAACGGCGGGGGGCGCGTGGCCTATAAGAGCATCAGCCAGGAGGACCTGGAGCTGCCCGCGGGGGGCTTCGGGGGCCTGCAGGCGCTCAACCCCAACCGCCTGTCGGCCATGCGCGAGGCCTTCTCCCGGAGCCGCAGTGTCAGCACGGACGTGTGA